One Pseudomonas muyukensis DNA segment encodes these proteins:
- a CDS encoding DUF4398 domain-containing protein, with protein sequence MRTQPLMLALAMLGLAGCANDPAPNEQLRLSEQALEQAKAVGATEQVVEFKLAEDKLARAKSNMLSERYRDARMRAEQAELDARLAEARVLNQKSEEQLQVMQSRIKRLRKQLEVQP encoded by the coding sequence GTGAGAACCCAACCCCTGATGCTTGCCCTGGCCATGCTTGGCCTGGCCGGTTGTGCCAACGATCCGGCACCTAATGAACAGTTGCGCCTGTCCGAGCAGGCCCTGGAGCAGGCCAAGGCCGTCGGTGCCACCGAACAGGTGGTGGAATTCAAGCTGGCCGAAGACAAGCTGGCCCGCGCCAAGAGCAACATGCTCAGCGAGCGCTATCGTGATGCGCGCATGCGTGCCGAGCAGGCTGAGCTGGATGCGCGCCTGGCCGAGGCGCGGGTGCTGAATCAGAAGAGCGAGGAGCAGCTGCAGGTCATGCAGTCGCGTATCAAGCGCCTGCGCAAGCAATTGGAGGTGCAGCCATGA
- a CDS encoding OmpA family protein, which yields MSRLKPIALALLALVGLQGCASQRSESSLEDASAAFQKVKDDSDVLRSAPRDVIRAGESLGRAERLAGYVGTGSDVRHYAYLSQRYSEIAREHANLALSEERLTKLELERQRLQLALREAKLASVQQQGKFVEAQIAALASEQTDRGLVMTLGDVLFDTGQAQLKNSASRTVLKLVQFLQLNPRRVVRIEGYTDSTGAAEDNLKLSRERAQSVADMLVDLGVDEKRIQVEGYGDQYPVEANASERGRAQNRRVEIVFSDDKGKLAPAR from the coding sequence ATGAGCCGCCTCAAGCCCATCGCCCTGGCGCTGTTGGCCCTGGTCGGTCTGCAGGGTTGCGCCAGCCAGCGCAGCGAGTCGTCGCTGGAAGATGCCAGCGCGGCGTTCCAGAAGGTCAAGGACGACTCCGATGTGTTGCGCAGCGCGCCGCGCGACGTGATCCGTGCCGGCGAGTCCCTGGGGCGTGCCGAACGCCTGGCCGGCTACGTAGGGACTGGCAGCGACGTGCGCCATTACGCCTACCTGAGCCAGCGCTACAGTGAGATCGCCCGCGAGCACGCCAACCTGGCGCTGAGCGAGGAGCGCCTGACCAAGCTCGAGCTGGAGCGCCAGCGCCTGCAGCTGGCGCTGCGCGAGGCCAAGCTGGCCAGCGTGCAGCAGCAGGGCAAGTTCGTCGAGGCGCAAATCGCCGCGCTGGCCTCCGAGCAGACCGATCGTGGCCTGGTGATGACCTTGGGCGATGTGCTGTTCGACACCGGCCAGGCGCAGCTGAAGAACTCGGCAAGCCGCACGGTGCTCAAGCTGGTGCAGTTCCTTCAGCTCAATCCGCGGCGGGTGGTGCGGATCGAGGGCTATACCGACAGCACGGGGGCGGCCGAGGACAACCTCAAGCTGTCCCGGGAGCGTGCCCAGTCGGTGGCCGATATGCTGGTCGACCTGGGTGTCGATGAAAAGCGTATCCAGGTCGAGGGCTATGGCGACCAGTACCCGGTGGAGGCCAACGCTTCGGAGCGGGGCAGGGCGCAGAACCGGCGGGTCGAGATCGTTTTCTCCGACGACAAGGGCAAGCTCGCGCCGGCGCGCTGA
- the mqo gene encoding malate dehydrogenase (quinone) encodes MKKFLLTLLCLGVIGCSKPAVPEKTVDVLLIGGGIMSASLGTYLTELEPAWKIAVYERLDQVAEESSNAWNNAGTGHSAFCELNYTRLAEDGSIDISQAVKVNEQFEVSKQFWAYQVEQGVLSNPPSFINNVPHLSFVWGDANIAFLHQRVAALQHSSLFRGMEITEDHEQIRKWAPLVIEGRDPGQRVAATRMAIGTDVNFGEITRQLFASMTRNPNVKLHLGHEVRDITRNDDGSWNVMVADLANAGREAPVKARFVFIGAGGGTLKLLHKSGIPEAEGYAGLPVGGQFLMTDNPDLVARHQAKLYGKAPVGAPPMSVPHLDTRLIDGRQVLLFGPFASFTTQYLKQGSLLDMFAALTADNISPLLHAGLDNADLGTFLVDQSLLSFDERMAVLREYFPNAKGEDWKLLQAGQRVQVIRSDPVHGGVLQFGTEVVVAQDGSIAALLGASPGASTAAPIMLGVLEKAFKERINTPAWQAKLKEILPSYGQELGGDLEWVNKTREWSSARLQLVHVPVLPEV; translated from the coding sequence ATGAAGAAGTTCCTGCTGACGCTCCTGTGCCTGGGCGTCATCGGTTGCTCCAAGCCCGCCGTCCCGGAAAAAACCGTCGATGTCCTGCTGATCGGCGGCGGTATCATGAGCGCCAGCCTCGGCACCTACCTCACCGAGCTGGAACCTGCGTGGAAGATCGCCGTCTACGAGCGCCTGGATCAGGTCGCAGAGGAAAGCTCCAATGCCTGGAACAACGCTGGCACCGGTCATTCGGCTTTCTGCGAGCTGAACTACACCAGGCTCGCCGAGGACGGCAGCATCGATATCAGCCAGGCCGTCAAGGTCAATGAACAGTTCGAGGTGTCCAAGCAGTTCTGGGCCTACCAGGTCGAGCAGGGCGTGTTGAGCAATCCGCCTTCGTTCATCAACAACGTGCCGCACCTGAGCTTTGTCTGGGGCGATGCGAACATCGCCTTTCTGCACCAGCGGGTCGCGGCGCTGCAGCACAGTTCGCTGTTTCGCGGCATGGAAATTACCGAGGACCACGAGCAGATCCGCAAGTGGGCACCGTTGGTGATCGAAGGCCGTGATCCAGGGCAGCGGGTCGCGGCCACGCGGATGGCCATAGGCACCGACGTCAATTTCGGCGAGATCACCCGCCAGCTGTTCGCCTCGATGACCCGCAACCCCAACGTCAAGCTGCACCTGGGCCATGAAGTGCGTGATATCACGCGCAACGACGATGGCAGCTGGAACGTGATGGTGGCGGACCTGGCCAATGCTGGCCGCGAAGCGCCAGTGAAGGCGCGTTTCGTTTTCATCGGTGCCGGTGGCGGTACCCTCAAGCTGCTGCACAAGTCTGGTATCCCCGAAGCCGAGGGTTATGCCGGCCTCCCGGTCGGTGGCCAGTTCCTGATGACCGACAACCCGGACCTGGTGGCCCGGCACCAGGCCAAGCTGTACGGCAAGGCGCCGGTCGGCGCACCGCCGATGTCGGTGCCGCACCTCGACACGCGGCTGATCGATGGCAGGCAAGTGCTGTTGTTCGGCCCGTTCGCGAGTTTCACCACCCAGTACCTCAAGCAGGGTTCGCTGCTGGACATGTTCGCCGCGCTGACCGCCGACAACATCAGCCCGCTGCTGCATGCCGGCCTCGATAATGCCGACCTCGGCACCTTCCTGGTGGACCAGTCGCTGCTCAGTTTCGATGAGCGCATGGCGGTGCTGCGCGAGTACTTCCCCAACGCCAAGGGCGAGGACTGGAAACTGCTGCAGGCCGGCCAGCGCGTCCAGGTGATCAGGAGCGACCCCGTGCACGGGGGAGTGCTGCAGTTCGGTACCGAGGTGGTGGTCGCGCAGGATGGCAGCATCGCCGCGCTGCTGGGCGCGTCCCCTGGCGCCTCGACGGCCGCGCCGATCATGCTCGGGGTGCTGGAGAAGGCCTTCAAGGAGCGTATCAATACCCCGGCCTGGCAGGCCAAGCTCAAGGAAATCCTGCCCAGCTACGGCCAGGAGCTGGGCGGCGACCTCGAGTGGGTCAACAAGACCCGTGAATGGAGCAGCGCGCGGCTGCAGCTGGTGCACGTGCCGGTGCTGCCGGAAGTTTGA
- a CDS encoding YgdI/YgdR family lipoprotein has product MIQRTLPAFLLALGLGALAGCASPTVITLNDGREIQAVDTPKYDDDSGFYEFEQLDGKRARINKDQIRTVKEL; this is encoded by the coding sequence ATGATCCAACGGACCCTTCCCGCCTTCCTGCTTGCCCTGGGCCTGGGCGCCCTCGCCGGCTGCGCCTCGCCTACCGTCATCACCCTGAACGACGGTCGCGAAATCCAGGCGGTGGACACGCCGAAGTACGATGACGACTCCGGTTTCTACGAATTCGAGCAGCTCGACGGCAAGCGCGCGCGCATCAACAAGGACCAGATCCGTACCGTCAAGGAGCTGTGA
- the moaB gene encoding molybdenum cofactor biosynthesis protein B yields the protein MKAKADTPFVPLNIAVLTVSDTRTFDTDTSGQLFVDRLSAAGHRLAARVLLKDDLYKIRAQVATWIADEQVQVVLITGGTGFTGRDSTPEAVACLLDKQVEGFGELFRQISVADIGTSTVQSRALAGLANGTLVCCLPGSTNAVRTGWDGILAEQLDARHRPCNFVPHLKQAAACDSRG from the coding sequence ATGAAAGCCAAGGCTGATACCCCCTTCGTGCCGCTGAACATCGCCGTGCTCACGGTCAGCGATACCCGTACCTTCGACACCGACACCTCCGGCCAACTGTTCGTCGACCGCCTGAGCGCTGCGGGCCACCGCCTGGCGGCGCGGGTGCTGCTCAAGGACGACCTGTACAAGATCCGCGCCCAGGTCGCCACCTGGATCGCCGACGAGCAGGTGCAAGTGGTGCTGATCACCGGCGGCACCGGCTTCACCGGCCGCGACAGCACCCCGGAGGCCGTGGCCTGCCTGCTGGACAAGCAGGTCGAGGGCTTCGGCGAGCTGTTCCGGCAGATCTCGGTGGCCGACATCGGCACCTCCACTGTGCAGTCCCGCGCCCTGGCCGGCCTGGCCAACGGCACGTTGGTCTGCTGCCTGCCGGGCTCGACCAACGCCGTGCGCACCGGTTGGGATGGCATCCTCGCCGAGCAGTTGGATGCCCGCCACCGGCCGTGCAACTTCGTCCCCCACCTGAAGCAGGCAGCGGCCTGCGACAGCCGTGGTTGA
- a CDS encoding molybdopterin molybdotransferase MoeA: MPLEEALERLLALAEAAPITATERVVLGAAEGRVLACDLLAGLDLPPWPNSAMDGYALRLADWQGEPLAVTQRIFAGHAPQPLQPGTCARIFTGAPLPEGADCVEMQENAEVLEDGRVRFVEPLTLGQNVRPKGQETRVGELVIAAGTRLGPIQLGLAATLGFAELEVVRRPRVAVLSTGDELVEPGLPLGPGQIYNSNRRLLVSWLQRLGCEVLDAGILPDDLERTRHCLGGLGDVDLILSTGGVSVGEADYLGLALREAGELALWKLAIKPGKPLTFGHYQGVPVIGLPGNPASTLVTFGLLARPYLLRRQGVSKVAPLCFSVPAGFDWPRPGSRREYLRARIEDGQVRIYKNQSSGVLRSAAWADGVVEVREGSTPRQGELVTFIPFSELLG, from the coding sequence ATGCCGCTGGAAGAGGCCCTCGAACGCTTGCTGGCGCTGGCCGAGGCGGCACCTATCACGGCGACCGAGCGCGTGGTCCTGGGCGCTGCCGAAGGCCGAGTGCTGGCCTGCGATCTGCTTGCCGGGCTCGATTTGCCGCCTTGGCCCAACAGTGCCATGGATGGCTATGCCCTGCGCCTGGCTGACTGGCAGGGCGAGCCGCTGGCAGTGACCCAGCGCATCTTCGCCGGTCATGCGCCACAGCCGCTGCAACCAGGCACCTGCGCGCGGATCTTCACCGGGGCGCCGTTGCCTGAGGGCGCCGATTGCGTCGAGATGCAGGAAAACGCCGAGGTGCTCGAGGACGGTCGGGTGCGCTTTGTCGAGCCACTGACCCTGGGCCAGAACGTGCGCCCCAAGGGCCAGGAAACCCGTGTCGGCGAGTTGGTGATCGCTGCCGGCACGCGCCTGGGCCCGATCCAGCTCGGGTTGGCAGCAACCTTGGGCTTCGCTGAACTGGAAGTGGTGCGCCGGCCGCGGGTGGCGGTGCTGTCGACCGGTGACGAGCTGGTCGAGCCTGGCTTGCCGCTTGGCCCGGGGCAGATCTACAACAGCAACCGGCGCCTGCTGGTCAGCTGGTTGCAGCGCCTGGGTTGCGAAGTGCTGGACGCCGGTATCCTGCCGGACGACCTCGAGCGTACCCGGCACTGCCTGGGTGGCCTGGGCGATGTCGACCTGATCCTCTCCACCGGTGGCGTCTCGGTGGGCGAAGCCGATTACCTCGGCCTGGCCCTGCGCGAAGCTGGCGAGCTGGCGCTGTGGAAGCTGGCGATCAAGCCGGGCAAGCCGTTGACCTTTGGCCACTACCAGGGCGTGCCGGTGATCGGCCTGCCGGGCAATCCTGCCTCGACCCTGGTGACCTTTGGTTTGCTGGCGCGCCCCTACCTGCTGCGCCGGCAAGGCGTGAGCAAGGTCGCGCCGCTGTGCTTCAGTGTGCCGGCGGGGTTTGACTGGCCAAGGCCGGGCAGCCGTCGCGAGTACCTGCGCGCGCGCATCGAGGACGGCCAGGTGCGCATCTACAAGAACCAGAGCTCCGGGGTGCTGCGCAGCGCGGCCTGGGCCGATGGGGTGGTGGAAGTACGTGAAGGCAGCACGCCGCGCCAGGGCGAGCTGGTGACGTTCATTCCGTTCAGCGAGCTACTTGGCTAG
- a CDS encoding glycosyltransferase family 4 protein: MRILWTLPYLPWPTTSGSKTRQYHLLRTLAQHGHRITLLVQSKVPLGEAAREALEPWVERLIVLPRRALHSPLNLLASPIIDYPMRAIINGLAPCLRHRFEQLLDEPWDVIQIEHSYSFQPFEKALQARGLPYMLSEHYLESVMGAACHDRLPLWLRPLNAFDRWRYRRWEQRVLRQPSEVVAVSGHDAELISQISGRSVNVVVNGVDCDHYQGVNPALHSQRLLFVGNFEYGANLEAIEWALEDILPQVWMSNPAVRLAIAGHALPASWKLHWNDPRIEWVGYRPDLRELQRRSALFFAPLRHAGGSKVKILEAMAAGLPVITTGKGVSGLTATPGEHYLGSDDGGQLALLITQLLNQPARMSQLGEAGRAFVRQRHDWSVAAQQLENVHMRLTQLVPAGNSPLGGVLAK; this comes from the coding sequence ATGCGCATACTCTGGACCCTGCCCTACCTGCCCTGGCCAACCACCAGCGGCAGCAAGACCCGGCAATATCACCTGCTGCGCACCTTGGCCCAGCACGGTCACCGGATCACCTTGCTGGTGCAGTCCAAAGTCCCCTTGGGCGAAGCGGCGCGCGAGGCCCTGGAGCCCTGGGTCGAACGCTTGATCGTGCTGCCCCGGCGGGCACTGCACAGCCCGCTCAACCTGCTGGCCTCGCCGATCATCGACTACCCCATGCGCGCCATCATCAACGGCCTGGCGCCCTGCCTGCGACACCGCTTCGAGCAACTGCTGGACGAACCCTGGGACGTGATCCAGATCGAGCACAGCTACAGCTTCCAGCCATTCGAGAAGGCCCTGCAGGCCCGCGGCCTGCCCTACATGCTCAGCGAGCACTACCTGGAGTCGGTCATGGGCGCGGCCTGCCACGACCGCCTGCCCCTGTGGCTGCGCCCGCTCAATGCCTTCGATCGCTGGCGCTACCGGCGCTGGGAGCAACGGGTACTGCGCCAGCCCAGCGAGGTGGTGGCAGTCAGCGGCCATGACGCCGAGCTGATCAGCCAGATCAGCGGTCGCTCGGTGAACGTGGTGGTCAACGGCGTGGATTGCGACCACTACCAGGGCGTGAACCCGGCCCTTCACAGCCAGCGCCTGCTGTTCGTCGGCAACTTTGAATACGGCGCCAACCTGGAGGCCATCGAATGGGCGTTGGAAGACATCCTGCCCCAGGTGTGGATGAGCAACCCTGCAGTACGCCTGGCCATTGCCGGACACGCCCTGCCGGCCAGCTGGAAGCTGCACTGGAACGACCCGCGCATCGAGTGGGTGGGTTATCGCCCCGACCTGCGCGAGCTGCAGCGGCGCTCGGCGCTGTTTTTCGCGCCATTGCGCCATGCTGGCGGCTCCAAGGTGAAGATCCTCGAAGCCATGGCCGCAGGGTTGCCGGTGATCACCACCGGCAAGGGCGTCTCAGGGCTGACGGCGACCCCTGGCGAGCACTACCTGGGCAGCGACGATGGCGGCCAACTGGCGCTGCTGATCACGCAACTGCTCAATCAGCCCGCGCGCATGAGCCAGCTCGGCGAGGCCGGTCGGGCATTCGTGCGCCAACGCCATGACTGGAGCGTCGCCGCCCAGCAACTGGAAAACGTGCACATGCGCCTGACCCAGCTGGTCCCCGCAGGCAACAGCCCCCTGGGTGGCGTGCTAGCCAAGTAG
- a CDS encoding mannose-1-phosphate guanylyltransferase/mannose-6-phosphate isomerase translates to MSVLIPCIIAGGAGTRLWPVSREAMPKPFMRLPDGISLLQKTFSRARALPGVERLLTVTNRESYFRTQDEYRQLGTQGLALDFILEPFGRNTAPAIAAAALHCARLYGEDSLLLVLPADHLVQDQDAFHQAVAHARQLACQGWLTTFGLLPTRAETGFGYIEQGQPLDEQAYRVARFVEKPDADTALGYLKDGRHLWNAGMFCLRVGTLLAELQAHAPEVVLKVGQCLQASQVKAGAGDLQVELDAEHFAQAPDLSIDYALMERSSQVAVVPCDIGWRDIGSWEAVRELRPADEQGNQCNGEAVLHDVSNCYIDAPRRLVGAVGLDNLIVIDTPDALLIADAARSQEVKLIAQQLKRQGHDAYRLHRTVTRPWGLFTVLEEGPRFKIKRIMVRPGESLSLQMHHHRSEHWIVVSGMACVTNGEEEFLLDTNESTFIKPGRSHRLTNPGVIDLVMIEVQSGEYLGEDDIVRFTDIYGRAPAAALG, encoded by the coding sequence ATGAGCGTCCTGATCCCCTGCATCATCGCTGGCGGTGCCGGCACCCGATTGTGGCCGGTGTCCCGCGAGGCCATGCCCAAGCCGTTCATGCGCTTGCCCGACGGCATCAGCCTGCTGCAGAAAACCTTCAGCCGGGCCCGCGCCCTGCCTGGCGTGGAACGCCTGCTCACGGTGACCAACCGCGAAAGCTACTTCCGCACTCAGGACGAATATCGCCAGCTTGGCACCCAGGGCCTGGCGCTGGACTTCATCCTCGAACCCTTCGGCCGCAACACCGCCCCAGCCATCGCCGCGGCGGCCCTGCACTGTGCCCGCCTGTACGGCGAGGACAGCCTGCTGCTGGTGCTGCCCGCCGATCACCTAGTGCAGGACCAGGACGCCTTCCACCAGGCCGTCGCACACGCCCGCCAACTGGCCTGCCAGGGCTGGCTGACCACCTTCGGCCTGCTGCCGACCCGCGCCGAGACCGGCTTTGGCTACATCGAACAGGGCCAGCCGCTCGACGAGCAGGCCTATCGGGTTGCCCGCTTCGTCGAAAAACCCGACGCAGACACGGCACTGGGCTATCTGAAGGATGGCCGACACCTGTGGAATGCCGGCATGTTCTGCCTGCGCGTCGGCACCCTGCTGGCCGAACTGCAGGCCCACGCGCCCGAGGTAGTGCTCAAGGTGGGCCAATGCCTGCAGGCCAGCCAGGTCAAGGCCGGCGCTGGCGACCTGCAGGTGGAGCTGGACGCCGAGCACTTCGCCCAGGCCCCCGACCTGTCCATCGACTACGCGCTGATGGAGCGCTCCAGCCAAGTGGCCGTGGTGCCCTGCGACATCGGCTGGCGCGACATCGGCAGCTGGGAAGCGGTACGCGAGCTGCGCCCGGCCGACGAGCAAGGCAACCAGTGCAACGGCGAAGCCGTGCTGCACGACGTCAGCAACTGCTACATCGACGCGCCCCGGCGCCTGGTCGGCGCCGTGGGCCTGGACAACCTGATCGTCATCGACACCCCCGACGCGCTGCTGATCGCCGACGCCGCGCGCAGCCAGGAGGTCAAGCTGATCGCCCAGCAACTCAAGCGCCAGGGCCATGATGCCTATCGCCTGCACCGTACCGTGACCCGTCCCTGGGGCCTGTTCACGGTGCTCGAGGAAGGGCCACGGTTCAAGATCAAGCGCATCATGGTGCGCCCCGGCGAATCCTTGTCGTTGCAGATGCATCACCACCGCAGCGAGCACTGGATCGTGGTCAGCGGCATGGCCTGCGTGACCAACGGCGAGGAGGAGTTCCTGCTCGACACCAACGAGTCCACCTTCATCAAGCCCGGCCGCAGTCATCGCCTGACCAACCCCGGGGTGATCGACCTGGTGATGATCGAAGTGCAGAGCGGCGAGTACCTGGGCGAAGACGACATCGTACGCTTTACTGATATCTATGGACGCGCCCCGGCCGCCGCCCTCGGGTGA
- the yegS gene encoding lipid kinase YegS → MQHSKALLILHGKQAGNDEVRLAVGQLRERGWTLDVRLTWEAGDAQRLVEEALAAGYAHLVAGGGDGTLRDVAEAMGQAATQASLVLLPLGTANDFAKAAGVPLTPQAALDLLEQPAQAIDLGRVGDQLFLNMATGGFGSQVTANTSEDLKKVLGAAAYLFTGLSRFSELQAAAVELQGPDFHWQGELLALGIGNGRQAGGGHVLCPQAKADDGLLDIGILPAPQEMAAALRDLLAGDGLFVRARLPWVEIKSAQGLDINLDGEPLQADSLRFEAVPRALRVHLPADSPLLSRRG, encoded by the coding sequence ATGCAGCATTCCAAGGCACTGCTGATCCTGCACGGCAAGCAGGCCGGCAACGACGAGGTGCGCCTGGCGGTGGGCCAGTTGCGCGAGCGAGGCTGGACCCTGGACGTGCGCCTGACCTGGGAGGCCGGTGATGCCCAGCGCCTGGTCGAGGAGGCCTTGGCCGCCGGTTACGCTCACCTGGTGGCCGGTGGTGGCGACGGTACCTTGCGCGATGTCGCCGAAGCCATGGGGCAGGCGGCGACCCAGGCCAGCCTGGTGTTGTTGCCGCTGGGCACGGCCAATGACTTCGCCAAGGCCGCCGGCGTGCCGCTGACGCCACAGGCGGCGCTGGACTTGCTGGAGCAGCCGGCGCAGGCCATCGACCTGGGGCGGGTGGGTGACCAGTTGTTCCTGAACATGGCCACTGGCGGCTTCGGCAGCCAGGTGACGGCCAATACCTCGGAAGACCTGAAGAAGGTCTTGGGCGCGGCGGCCTATCTGTTCACTGGCCTGTCACGCTTCAGCGAACTGCAAGCCGCCGCGGTGGAGCTGCAAGGGCCGGATTTCCACTGGCAGGGGGAGTTGCTGGCGTTGGGTATCGGTAACGGCCGGCAGGCCGGAGGCGGTCATGTGCTGTGCCCGCAGGCCAAGGCCGATGATGGCTTGCTGGATATCGGCATCCTGCCGGCGCCGCAAGAGATGGCCGCTGCGCTGCGTGACCTGCTGGCCGGCGATGGCCTGTTCGTGCGGGCGCGGCTGCCATGGGTGGAGATCAAGAGCGCCCAGGGCCTGGACATCAACCTCGATGGCGAGCCCTTGCAGGCCGACAGCCTGCGCTTCGAGGCGGTGCCCCGCGCCTTGCGCGTGCACCTGCCGGCGGACTCGCCGCTGCTCAGTCGTCGAGGCTGA
- a CDS encoding response regulator codes for MTCRLLLVDDHSLIRAGVRALVSDIPGYTVIGEADDGGQLLEHVLRLDPDIVLLDISMRTTSGLDALTQLRANGCLCKVLILSMHTDPDLIMRALESGAHGYLLKDTTATELEQALAALRGDERYLSPAIAHTVINQALLRAQSGKQPSDDRHNLTARQLEILRLIVRGKSTREIANGLGLSIKTVETHRSQIMKRLQIYDVAGLVLFAVRERIISLDD; via the coding sequence ATGACCTGTAGATTACTGCTGGTGGACGACCATTCCCTGATTCGCGCAGGCGTACGGGCATTGGTCTCGGACATTCCCGGCTACACCGTGATCGGCGAAGCCGATGATGGTGGCCAGTTGCTCGAGCATGTTCTGCGCCTGGACCCGGACATCGTCCTGCTGGATATTTCCATGCGCACCACCAGCGGCCTGGACGCCCTCACGCAACTGCGCGCAAACGGTTGCCTGTGCAAGGTGCTGATCCTGTCGATGCACACCGACCCGGACCTGATCATGCGCGCCCTGGAAAGCGGCGCCCACGGCTACCTGCTCAAGGACACCACCGCCACCGAGCTGGAGCAGGCCCTGGCGGCATTGCGCGGCGACGAGCGCTACCTGAGCCCGGCCATCGCCCACACCGTGATCAACCAGGCGTTGCTGCGCGCGCAGAGCGGCAAGCAGCCCAGCGACGACCGCCACAACCTGACGGCGCGCCAGCTGGAGATCCTGCGCCTGATCGTGCGCGGCAAGTCCACTCGCGAGATCGCCAATGGCCTGGGGCTGTCGATCAAGACCGTGGAAACCCATCGCTCGCAGATCATGAAGCGCCTGCAGATCTACGACGTGGCGGGCCTGGTGCTGTTCGCCGTGCGCGAACGAATCATCAGCCTCGACGACTGA
- a CDS encoding sensor histidine kinase, giving the protein MLPRLKFLQRCRSRVALLRWTTVLLCVASLAANLVCYLQTLPLSASLLLLQLAAMIGAGWHLRHWARSISLRPAELATRMLQVQESERQRLSRELHDDIGQLLTAAKLQVDWLQRRVPTELQAHCATLRSTLEQTLGNVRDVSAILNPRQLASLGLEASLRAHLLRTLENTEVHWSLECQQRLGGINDDVAMAAFRITQEAVTNMLRHASARNLVVRLQRTPAGLALSIQDDGDGFVPEPAPADAGQRGMAGMQERVTALQGSLSITSQPGQGTRIDALFPWPPRSQERARTPAPDDL; this is encoded by the coding sequence ATGCTCCCACGCTTGAAGTTTCTCCAGCGTTGCCGCTCCAGAGTTGCCCTGCTGCGCTGGACGACGGTGTTGCTGTGCGTCGCCTCGCTGGCGGCGAACCTGGTGTGCTACCTGCAAACCCTGCCGCTCTCGGCCAGCCTGCTGCTGCTGCAACTGGCGGCCATGATCGGCGCCGGTTGGCACCTGCGGCACTGGGCGCGCTCGATCAGCCTGCGCCCGGCGGAACTGGCCACCCGCATGCTCCAGGTCCAGGAGAGCGAACGCCAGCGCCTGAGCCGTGAACTGCACGATGACATCGGCCAGCTGCTTACCGCCGCCAAGCTTCAGGTCGACTGGCTGCAACGCCGGGTGCCGACAGAGCTGCAAGCGCATTGCGCCACCTTGCGCAGCACCCTGGAGCAGACCCTGGGCAACGTCCGCGACGTCTCGGCCATCCTCAATCCGCGCCAGCTGGCCAGCCTGGGCCTGGAAGCGAGCCTGCGCGCGCACCTGCTGCGCACCCTGGAAAACACCGAGGTGCACTGGAGCCTGGAGTGCCAGCAGCGCCTGGGCGGCATCAACGACGATGTGGCCATGGCCGCGTTCCGCATTACCCAGGAAGCCGTGACCAACATGCTGCGCCATGCCAGCGCGCGCAACCTGGTGGTTCGCCTGCAGCGCACACCGGCAGGCCTGGCCCTGTCGATCCAGGACGATGGCGACGGCTTCGTCCCCGAGCCGGCCCCGGCCGACGCCGGCCAGCGCGGCATGGCCGGCATGCAGGAACGGGTGACCGCCCTGCAAGGCAGCCTGAGCATCACCAGCCAGCCCGGCCAGGGCACCCGAATCGATGCACTTTTCCCCTGGCCGCCACGCAGCCAGGAACGCGCCAGGACCCCTGCCCCCGATGACCTGTAG
- a CDS encoding histidine kinase, translating to MDSTPLHNGAVPDFLQDAQVLLARAQECLQHLELIDNDADACHCLNESLDTLALRADALGLVEVAHYTRTLQQLLAPACAQPHLHGPALPALAACLTLLAWQLELVDPHCGRLDMDTEEQQLLLGELAGLLGQPVGQLCAPCHATGSLCTHPHPGDRQNPHALALPERPH from the coding sequence ATGGATAGCACGCCACTGCACAACGGCGCCGTGCCGGACTTCCTGCAAGATGCGCAGGTCCTGCTGGCCAGGGCCCAGGAGTGCCTGCAGCACCTGGAACTGATCGACAACGACGCCGACGCCTGCCATTGCCTCAACGAAAGCCTCGACACCCTGGCCTTGCGCGCCGACGCACTTGGCCTGGTCGAAGTCGCCCACTACACGCGCACCCTGCAGCAATTGCTGGCCCCTGCCTGCGCCCAGCCACACCTGCACGGCCCCGCCCTGCCGGCGCTGGCAGCCTGCCTGACCCTGCTGGCCTGGCAATTGGAGCTGGTCGACCCGCACTGCGGCCGGTTGGACATGGACACCGAGGAACAGCAACTGCTGCTGGGCGAGCTGGCCGGCCTGCTGGGGCAACCGGTTGGACAACTGTGCGCGCCGTGCCATGCGACGGGCAGCCTTTGCACCCACCCGCACCCCGGCGACCGACAGAACCCACACGCCCTGGCCCTACCTGAGCGCCCACACTAA